ACTCTCTTTTCCAAGAGTAAATCAGGTGAACCTGCACTACTAAATTAGTGTATTTAATCCTCTCACTGTTGGTTTTCTtgttattttacttattttggGAGTTCTGTATTTTTGTGAATGTTCATCACTTGAAAGAAGCAATAAACAAACCTatcatcatcaaaacaatacctcaaaaactatttatttttttacaaactttaaGATTTAATGATCCACAAGCACCATTCGATAGCACAGAATTGAAATCAGATCTCAAACACATGATACAAAGTATAAATAAACACCTGCTGTGCAGCTACGTAAGCAAGTGTAACACACTATTCTAGAGCACAATGACATCCTGGGATCAACATGCCATTTGCACTGTAACATATCATAGTAGCATGTCTCTGTGAACTCCTTCCATCACGAGGCCGCTATGTTGAATCTGTGGGGAAAATCTCAGGCCACTGAGACGGATCGAGGAAGATGGTGCAGACTCCGCTGTAAAACCAAAGTTTTGGCAGGAAGCACTCCACCTCCCAGGTGTTGGACGCTCGGTTGTAAATCTCCACTTCCACCCCGTAGTCCCCCTCCATACCTTTCCAATGACCTCCGGTGACAAATAGCTTTCCGTCAAGCGTCACTAGGCCGCCATTTTCATGAAGCATGTGGAGGAGCTGGACCTGAAGAGGGGGAAAAGTTGATACACAGCTAAAGGCCAAACCAACCGGAGAATAAAGCTGATTCATTTAGCTATAATCCAGCTAAACTAACATCAGTACAAGGGATTATAGTCAGCAGCGACTTCTAAGCCCACCTTCTGCCACATGTTTGCCTCTGGATCATAAGAGTAAACTTTCTTAGTGTTGTCAGCAACCAGATATATAGTTCcatccacacagacagaccgAGGAGAGGACAAATACTTCGGGATGAATGGTGAACATATGCTGATCCAGCTatctgtgaaaaaaacacatgtaaacatatatatgaTTTAGAAGAGACTATCCATACTGAATGCAATGATTGTATTGTCATTGTATTTTCAAGGATGGATCATTAatgatcaacaacaacaaaatattcaaaagaaatggagaaagacaGCCCACTGTTGATTTCAAATAGCCATTATCTATCTGAAATTAGACAACAAtttagcttttatccaaagtgacttacaaaaagggaaacaatcaacatgttagtgcagcaataagtgctACTCGCAGAATAAAGTAACGAGGATAGACGTAACATGCCCAGTcgttggtagtgttggagatGAGGTactttgaaggtagagagggacgcccctgatccggtaggaactggtagaacgttccaccaacagggaataacagATGAGAATAGTTTGGAATGCCCTAAGTGTAccggtggcagagccaggcgccGTTCCTTTGAGGAACGGAACGGAGCGGTCGGGAcgtaacatatgcctgtataagggcattTAAGTAAGTGGGTGCAGAACCaaagactactttgtaggcaagcattaGGGATTTAAATTTATTGCGGACTGCTAaaggtagccagtggagctcgcTGAGCAGCGGGATAACATGtgcccttttgggttgattgaagaccagacGTGCCGCCGCGTTCTgaatcatctgaaagggtttcactgtgcagactgggaggcccgtcaggagggctTACGGTAATCGGGTCGCGAGATGACcgcagcctgtatcaggagttgggttAGCATTCACATATATGCaggaaatgtcagaaaataacacACAACTATACAACAAATAGTAAAATATGAAGTTAAACGGTCATTCTTACCTATAACAGGGTTGTAACACTGCATGGTCAAAGCATTGTACTTCACAGCACACGAGCCAATCACATAGAGCTTCCCATAACACGCTGTGGCGGTGAAGTTGGTCACATATTTTAAGGCAGGGCACGTCAAGGCCCAGGTGTCGTTGTAAGGGTCGTAATGCTCAACTTCAACATGGTCTGCTGTTGTACCTAAAAGGAGGGAAATGTAAGTAGAATGAGTGATGAGGTCTCATAAATGTAAACCAAAATTTAATGATGCATGTGTTTGCGGCAGCACACACCATCAGCACCACaccacacatttaaaacactgacCTCTTCTTAAAACCCACAAAGAAGACATGCGAGCAAATTCTGACAAACTATCACCGCAGAGGGAAGCCATTAAAGGCAGATGATCGACTTGAATTTATCAGAGATTTTCCATCGCACTGCAGGTTTAGGGCACCACATGCAGGACTCTATTTATTTTCCTACCTCCAATGACGTAAATCTCCCCGTTGAGCGTTGCAGACGTGTGGTTAGTCCGAGGTCGGAGCATGGGTGCCACAGTAACCCACCTCCCCTCTCTTGTGATGTACTTCCAGGTCTCTGTGGTCGACCAGGTGTTGGTATTCGAACCTCGCGAGCCCCCTGTCAGACAAACAAGAGCACTTTGTCAAAAGTCTGACAACGTTTTGCATTCCTCACGAGAGGAACCGGTGAGATCTGCTCAAAATCGTTTACTTTTCCTCCTgaagtttctgtgttttaacacTTGACTCACCTGAGACATACACATCATTGTTCAAGGAGACCATGGAGTAACCCCACTTGTTTGGGTTGGGGAAATTAGGGAGCTCATGCCACTGTTCTGCCGAGAAGAAGAATGGCGGGTACATGTTTGAGCATCATTTAAAGAGCGAAACTACATCAGAGAATGataatgcaaatgcaaatgcaatgcAAAGATGCAATAATGTTTCTGAGTGAATATAAGTCAAAGTTAGGTCAAGAACAGTTCAAAAATGTAAGTCCTCAACACTGTGGCTGGAGCTGGCACGCCTCAACATAAAACTAGAAAACGACATGCAACAATCTTTTCTTTAACATCCCATGAAAAACACGGACATGGATGCCTTCCTCCAGTTCTGCACAATAAAACGCTCATTTAAAGTAGTGAGAAGATGATCCAATTTTGTCACATCCAGGCCACATTCCTGCAGAGCCGTTTTTCTGTCAACGCTACATTTAACGACCTGCGACACATCtgccaaactgtttttttcgAGGAATCAGATGGTCATTTCCCAACAAAGTTCCGTTGTAAAATAGGTTTCTGAACTTAAGCTTGAAATTCTGGTATTTGCAAAACATGTTTGTACTTGTCTTCGTGTTGTAGAAGGCACAGTTCTTGAGCAGCAGTCTTTGCAGTCTTGGGTCTCTgtcctcatcttcatctgaGTCATCATCGTCCGAGTCATCCAGTGAACGTCCTCCCATTACAAACAGCACCTCTTGCAGGTTCGGTTGTGGACTCTGAGAGTCGGGTCTGTCCATATATTCTGGTGCCAAATCCATTTTCTAGAGAAATGAAAGACATCCGTTTTTGGAAACTGACTTAGATTGAATAGAGCAAAGATAAGAGACAAAAGAAGGAGGAAGCGTGAACTCACTTACCTCCCTGTGAATTCTTTCCACAGCCTCTCTGCAGCTGGGAGAGGCCTGCACCAGGCTGTCCTTCAGAAGGGTGTCAGCTATGTAGTCCAGGCTGAGTAGAAAGAGACGGGACAAGCTAAGGAGTTCAGGGAGGTGGCAGAGCCGAGACTCCTTGTGGTGGCTGACCCATTTCAGGATGGCCTCCACACGGGTGCATTCAGATCGGATTTGTAGTCCTTCGTGAGACAGGCAGGCAACTAATCTGTCCTTTCCCAACAGAAGAAACTCCTCACCTTGTTGTACAGCCTCAAAGTTCTCTAAGAGGAAGGCCCAAGCTTTGGCCATCACCTCAGGGCAGCCATGAATTTCCCCAAACTCCAGGATTCCCAGGCAGTTGGTTTCATCAATCTGGTGCTGGAGGTATCGACTGCACACGGCTCTCACGGTCTGGAACTGCAGCTGGCTTGAAGTGCAGATTAACCCCTCCACATTGCTCTGGTTGATGGTTAGTTTGCCTGTGTATGCAAACTCTAGTAAGAAGCTGAGTATATCAGGATTAACATCATGAAGCTCCACGCGTGCGGCTATGCTTTCCACAAAGTCCCCTGAGAACATGGAGCGAAAGTAAGTGCTGCAGAGGGCCAACACGCCGCGGTGACAGGGGAAGTCCCGCCCGCCCGCGCTCAGTGTTACATCGACCAGTTTAGGGTGAGAGCAGAGGGAACGTAAGCCCTCCAGGATGCTCTGAGGATGGGAGGACAGGCAGAAGTCCAGGTCATCCACGTTGCGCACCATGGTCAAGTATAGATCAAAATAGTAGGTCAAATTCAGCAGGGGTGGTCAAAAACTGAGTTTGAGAGTTTACCTGCAAGtgtaaaaaatacataaacataaagaagaAATCATTCTTAAGTTCaatctcaacaaaaaaaaagtttttgtagTCCTAATACATGAAACTGAAGCTGCAACTTAGAAAAAAGGTTGTCTACATGAATAGTTTGTCATTTATTACCTAAAAAAGTGAAGTAAGAGAAAAGATTTTTCTATGATTTTACAATTAATGGtaaaataaactttgtttttttactataGGTCAAATAAAAAAGGGTAGATGAAGACAACTTTAGAGACATTTTGACTGACTTAGAGCTTAAAAAACAATCTCTCCTCTGTGACCTTTCTGatttcagcaaaaaaagaaaaagtatgtTGTAAACAATTGCCTTCTTAAGTGTGGCATCACTGTTTTTACAAGAATTACAAAGCACTTTTGGCTTATGATTAGTATGATATTTAATAGTATGATTCCAGTCTCCTCTGAAGCCAACAACAAattacatttcctgtcatcaaatactgtaaaatgaaataagtAACCAACAACAAACTCACCACAGAAGCAGAGAATGGAAATAATGGCTCATCCTTCCAGTAAAAAAGCGGTTTGCAGTTGAGGAGCTGGTTAGATCAACATGGAGTGGGCAGCATGGCGAAATGCTTTTGCCAAGTCATTGGGACGGCCTAGCTGTCGTTCGGTTATTTTTAGGGCTGACGGTGACTCTGTGCTCAAGTCAGATTCCAAACAACATGCATGGggcctgcagctgctgttacagGCACATGTTTAGCATTTTCTCAACAGGCCTGGAAGCCACAGCAAAGGAGATAAATGTAGCACTAACTTTGTTGTATGTTTTAACAGTTAATTAATAACACCGGTATGATAGACAAAGTCCTATATGTCTATAAAGGGGTTAAGACGTGAGGTTTGATTTAAAGTGCCCTGAAAAAGGtaagaaatgaaattaaagatgTGATGTCAGCCGAATGAGTCTTTACAATAaggaaataatgaataattacaaGAAATGAAATTACACAGGTCTCTGTGTAtagatttattttgtaataatgcCAGAACTGGTACTCTTACTGCCAGATTATTGATTCAAGTGGGAATAAAATTAACCATAAACTGCTTtcttaccaaaaaaaaaaaaaagaataaaatctcAAAACAAAGATGTTTACTCTCAGGAAAACACACTTGTAGTCTAGGCACTCGGGATTGTGTAATAGGGCTGGGTATGTTTTGAAATTTGTTGTTGAAATTTGATACCTGAGTTTGAACAGCAGTACCTAAATAACtctagaaatgtttttttttcttttttacaaaacCTGTTTAAAACTTATCAACTACATCAAGTCCAAACTTCTGAAATGCAtacgtttaatgttttaacacaatgaaatgcagtataaaattaacaaaattcaaatgatcaaataaGTAAACAAGGGTAAGAATCTGGCTAAGCAGTCTGTGCTAGCTTTCAGTACTTGGTACAATTACAGCGATTCAAACTGTATTTGAGTTTGATACCCAGCCCTAATGTCATCGAActacaaacaatacaaaaatatcaaaagatgACACAAGCAACTACTCAAAATCAAAaatctctgcctctttctctttccaaaAAGCAAAACTGCGGTCAATGTATTTACAAATTTCATCATTGCTAAAACTGGAGATGTCAGTCCCTTTGTGGAGCATCCCCTCATCGGGTGTGGGTGTTTGCACGATTACCTTAGGGACCTGTCT
Above is a window of Larimichthys crocea isolate SSNF chromosome XVII, L_crocea_2.0, whole genome shotgun sequence DNA encoding:
- the klhl30 gene encoding kelch-like protein 30, with protein sequence MVRNVDDLDFCLSSHPQSILEGLRSLCSHPKLVDVTLSAGGRDFPCHRGVLALCSTYFRSMFSGDFVESIAARVELHDVNPDILSFLLEFAYTGKLTINQSNVEGLICTSSQLQFQTVRAVCSRYLQHQIDETNCLGILEFGEIHGCPEVMAKAWAFLLENFEAVQQGEEFLLLGKDRLVACLSHEGLQIRSECTRVEAILKWVSHHKESRLCHLPELLSLSRLFLLSLDYIADTLLKDSLVQASPSCREAVERIHREKMDLAPEYMDRPDSQSPQPNLQEVLFVMGGRSLDDSDDDDSDEDEDRDPRLQRLLLKNCAFYNTKTKQWHELPNFPNPNKWGYSMVSLNNDVYVSGGSRGSNTNTWSTTETWKYITREGRWVTVAPMLRPRTNHTSATLNGEIYVIGGTTADHVEVEHYDPYNDTWALTCPALKYVTNFTATACYGKLYVIGSCAVKYNALTMQCYNPVIDSWISICSPFIPKYLSSPRSVCVDGTIYLVADNTKKVYSYDPEANMWQKVQLLHMLHENGGLVTLDGKLFVTGGHWKGMEGDYGVEVEIYNRASNTWEVECFLPKLWFYSGVCTIFLDPSQWPEIFPTDST